The Deinococcus sedimenti genome includes a window with the following:
- a CDS encoding heavy metal translocating P-type ATPase, with translation MSAPRTAPASLQGAPSELDYFVEGMDCPSCVRKIEGALTRLPGATQARTNLTRQSLTLTLDETRTSRATLEHTLRGLGHEPRLLTPDAPIRPRPWWQTGQGRLVLSSGALLALAWAFSWAEPALAAWGYAAATVLGAAPLARKALAATRAGDPFSINTLVTLAALGALVIGEAAEAAVVVFLFAIGELLEGVAVGRARSGIQALTRLTPRTALLLKKGQVFEVPADTLHVGQLIQVQPGARVPADGTITDGMSSLDDSPVTGESVPVHKAPGDRVYAGSINTDGVLTVRVDAEARDNTISRIIHLVEQAEAHRAPVARFIDRFSRVYTPVVLLIAVLTATVPVLLGGEWQAWLYKGVALLLIGCPCALVLSVPAAITSAVSAGTRRGLLIKGGAALEAIGSVRTVAFDKTGTLTEGRPTVTDVVPVNLDAPGVARLAAAVEQGSGHPLARAILAHAPADLPAAQGGLALPGRAALATVEGRALAVGSPRYAREQGALTPTVEATVTTLEDQGKTVVLLLDGTQVLGLIALRDEPRPDAREAIERLRALGVQPVMLTGDNARTARAIGQALNVDVHAELLPEDKLRLIETMKARGGVAMVGDGINDAPALAAATVGVAMGGGTDVALETADAALLGHEVRGVPDLVQLSRAALRNIRQNVAFAVGLKAVFLVTTLLGVTGLWPAILSDTGATALVTANALRLLRFRPQRGTA, from the coding sequence ATGAGCGCGCCCCGCACCGCCCCAGCGTCACTTCAGGGCGCACCCTCCGAACTCGACTACTTCGTCGAGGGCATGGACTGCCCCTCCTGCGTCCGCAAGATCGAGGGCGCCCTGACCCGCCTGCCCGGCGCCACGCAGGCCCGCACCAACCTCACCCGGCAGAGCCTCACCCTGACCCTCGACGAGACCCGCACCTCCCGCGCCACGCTGGAACACACTCTGCGCGGCCTGGGCCACGAACCACGCCTCCTGACGCCCGACGCGCCCATCCGCCCGCGCCCCTGGTGGCAGACCGGCCAGGGCCGCCTCGTGCTGAGTTCAGGTGCGCTGCTCGCCCTCGCCTGGGCCTTCTCCTGGGCGGAACCCGCCCTGGCCGCCTGGGGTTACGCCGCCGCCACCGTCCTGGGCGCCGCGCCCCTGGCCCGCAAGGCGCTGGCCGCCACGCGCGCCGGGGACCCGTTCAGCATCAACACCCTCGTCACGCTGGCCGCGCTGGGCGCGCTGGTCATCGGGGAGGCCGCCGAGGCCGCCGTCGTCGTGTTCCTCTTCGCGATCGGCGAACTCCTCGAGGGGGTCGCCGTGGGCCGGGCCCGCAGCGGTATCCAGGCCCTCACGCGCCTCACGCCCAGGACGGCGCTGCTGCTGAAGAAGGGGCAGGTGTTCGAGGTGCCCGCCGACACCCTGCACGTCGGGCAGCTCATCCAGGTGCAGCCCGGCGCGCGCGTGCCCGCCGACGGCACGATCACGGACGGGATGTCCAGCCTCGACGACTCCCCCGTCACGGGCGAGAGCGTCCCCGTGCACAAGGCGCCGGGCGACCGCGTCTACGCCGGCAGCATCAACACCGACGGCGTCCTGACCGTCCGCGTGGACGCCGAGGCGCGCGACAACACCATTTCGCGGATCATTCACCTCGTCGAGCAGGCCGAAGCGCACCGCGCCCCGGTGGCGCGCTTCATCGACCGGTTCTCCCGCGTGTACACGCCTGTCGTGCTGCTCATCGCCGTGCTGACCGCCACCGTGCCCGTCCTGCTGGGCGGCGAGTGGCAGGCGTGGCTGTACAAGGGCGTCGCACTGCTCCTGATCGGCTGCCCCTGCGCGCTGGTCCTCAGCGTCCCGGCGGCCATCACCAGCGCCGTCAGTGCCGGAACCCGCCGCGGCCTGCTCATCAAGGGCGGCGCGGCCCTCGAGGCGATCGGGTCGGTGCGGACCGTCGCGTTCGACAAGACCGGCACCCTCACCGAGGGCCGCCCCACCGTCACCGACGTCGTGCCCGTGAACCTCGACGCGCCCGGCGTGGCGCGGCTCGCGGCGGCCGTCGAGCAGGGATCGGGTCACCCGCTGGCCCGCGCGATCCTCGCGCACGCCCCGGCGGACCTCCCGGCCGCGCAGGGCGGCCTCGCGCTGCCGGGCCGCGCCGCCCTGGCCACCGTCGAGGGCCGCGCGCTGGCGGTCGGTTCCCCCCGCTACGCGCGGGAACAGGGCGCCCTGACACCCACGGTCGAGGCGACCGTGACCACCCTGGAAGACCAGGGCAAGACGGTCGTCCTGCTGCTGGACGGCACTCAGGTGCTGGGCCTGATCGCCCTGCGGGACGAACCGCGCCCCGACGCGCGCGAGGCCATCGAACGCCTGCGGGCCCTGGGGGTGCAGCCGGTCATGCTCACCGGCGACAACGCCCGCACCGCGCGGGCCATCGGTCAGGCACTCAACGTCGACGTGCACGCCGAACTGCTCCCCGAGGACAAACTGCGCCTCATCGAGACGATGAAGGCGCGGGGCGGCGTCGCGATGGTCGGCGACGGCATCAACGACGCCCCGGCCCTGGCGGCCGCCACGGTCGGCGTCGCAATGGGCGGCGGCACCGACGTGGCCCTCGAAACGGCCGACGCCGCGCTGCTGGGGCACGAGGTGCGGGGCGTGCCGGACCTCGTGCAGCTGTCCCGCGCCGCCCTGCGCAACATCCGGCAGAACGTGGCGTTCGCGGTGGGCCTCAAGGCCGTGTTCCTCGTGACGACCCTGCTGGGCGTGACCGGCCTGTGGCCCGCGATCCTGTCCGACACCGGCGCGACCGCGCTGGTCACCGCGAACGCGCTGCGCCTGCTGCGCTTCCGCCCGCAGCGGGGGACCGCGTGA
- a CDS encoding MFS transporter translates to MTTTPAAPPLTADARRVVTAATLGFTLMFAVWVMFAIVGLPIRKQLGLTDAQFTLLTAIPVLTGSLLRLPAGIWADRYGGKTVFLINTVVTALFALALAWADGYTTLLALALGVGLAGVSFAVGNAWIAQWVPVSRQGLALGTFGAGNAGASITKLLAPLMITLVPAGLLIPGGWHFVPFVFGLALLVCAALTSRLTPADRAQPSGRTLGDWLRPLARAQVWRFGLYYVIFFGAYVAYSLYLPKYYVDHYGVPLAQAGLLTALFIFPASLLRPLGGYLSDRFGPRAVTVAAFAVMLAGLLPLLRDMSVTPFMLLTTIVGIGMGVGKASTYTLVAQWNPGQMGVVGGLVGLLGGLGGFILPLAFAALKPSLGGQTAFVVLFALTALTTVIFVANMVRLKVLGRQPNFA, encoded by the coding sequence ATGACCACGACCCCCGCCGCTCCGCCCCTGACCGCCGACGCCCGCCGGGTCGTCACCGCCGCCACCCTCGGCTTCACGCTGATGTTCGCCGTGTGGGTCATGTTCGCCATCGTCGGACTGCCCATCCGCAAACAGCTGGGCTTGACCGACGCGCAGTTCACGCTGCTGACCGCCATTCCCGTCCTGACCGGCTCGCTGCTGCGCCTCCCGGCGGGCATCTGGGCCGACCGCTACGGCGGGAAGACCGTGTTCCTGATCAACACCGTCGTGACCGCCCTGTTCGCCCTGGCCCTCGCCTGGGCGGACGGGTACACCACGCTGCTGGCCCTCGCGCTCGGCGTGGGCCTCGCGGGCGTCAGCTTCGCCGTCGGGAACGCCTGGATCGCGCAGTGGGTCCCGGTCAGCCGACAGGGCCTCGCACTCGGCACCTTCGGCGCCGGGAACGCCGGGGCGAGCATCACCAAGCTCCTCGCGCCACTGATGATCACGCTGGTCCCGGCGGGCCTGCTGATTCCCGGCGGGTGGCACTTCGTGCCCTTCGTGTTCGGCCTCGCCCTGCTGGTGTGCGCCGCGCTCACCTCCCGCCTCACGCCCGCCGACCGCGCCCAGCCGTCGGGCCGCACCCTGGGCGACTGGCTGCGCCCGCTGGCCCGCGCGCAGGTATGGCGCTTCGGACTGTACTACGTGATCTTCTTCGGCGCGTACGTCGCCTACAGCCTCTACCTGCCCAAGTACTACGTCGACCACTACGGCGTCCCGCTGGCACAGGCCGGGCTGCTGACTGCCCTGTTTATCTTCCCCGCCAGCCTGCTGCGCCCCCTGGGCGGCTACCTGTCCGACCGCTTCGGGCCGCGCGCCGTGACCGTCGCCGCGTTCGCCGTCATGCTGGCCGGGCTGCTGCCCCTGCTGCGCGACATGAGCGTCACGCCGTTCATGCTGCTGACCACCATCGTCGGCATCGGCATGGGCGTCGGCAAGGCCAGCACCTACACCCTGGTCGCCCAGTGGAACCCCGGCCAGATGGGCGTCGTCGGCGGCCTCGTGGGCCTGCTCGGCGGCCTGGGCGGCTTCATCCTCCCGCTCGCGTTCGCGGCGCTGAAACCCAGCCTGGGCGGCCAGACCGCGTTCGTGGTGCTGTTCGCGCTGACCGCCCTGACCACCGTGATCTTCGTGGCGAACATGGTCCGCCTGAAGGTGCTGGGCCGCCAGCCGAACTTCGCCTGA
- a CDS encoding IclR family transcriptional regulator, protein MSEPNGRGGRPRGADAPGGVRTLERGLSVLWALATLREAPLSQVARAAGLSASTAYRLLETLRQQGFVEWEEASGLFRVGLRAYQVGAAFDAAHALTAAAAPEMRALVAELGESANLAVLRPHGAGLEAAYVHQVEGPQLVRMFTQTGASAPLHASGVGKVLLAARPEAEARRALEATTLTPYTPHTLTTVDAALAAVARVREDGFALDDQERELGVRCVAVPVPGADGRVAAALSVSAPTSRLTPDEVPRFLGAAQAAASRIAVRLGHRDA, encoded by the coding sequence GTGAGCGAACCCAATGGCCGTGGGGGCCGCCCGCGCGGCGCGGACGCACCGGGCGGCGTGCGCACCCTGGAACGCGGCCTGAGCGTCCTGTGGGCGCTCGCCACGCTGCGCGAGGCGCCCCTCTCGCAGGTGGCGCGCGCCGCCGGGCTGTCGGCCAGCACCGCGTACCGCCTGCTGGAGACGCTGCGGCAGCAGGGCTTCGTGGAATGGGAGGAGGCCTCCGGACTCTTCCGGGTGGGCCTGCGGGCGTATCAGGTGGGGGCGGCGTTCGACGCGGCGCACGCCCTGACCGCCGCCGCCGCGCCGGAGATGCGCGCCCTGGTCGCCGAGCTGGGCGAGAGTGCGAACCTCGCGGTGCTGCGCCCGCACGGGGCGGGACTGGAGGCCGCGTACGTGCATCAGGTCGAGGGTCCGCAACTGGTGCGGATGTTCACGCAGACCGGCGCGAGCGCGCCCCTGCACGCGTCCGGGGTGGGCAAGGTGCTCCTGGCCGCGCGGCCCGAGGCGGAGGCGCGACGGGCGCTGGAGGCCACCACCCTGACCCCGTACACGCCGCACACCCTGACAACCGTGGACGCGGCGCTGGCCGCCGTGGCCCGAGTGCGCGAGGACGGGTTCGCGCTGGACGACCAGGAACGTGAACTGGGCGTGCGCTGCGTGGCCGTCCCGGTGCCGGGTGCGGACGGGCGGGTCGCGGCGGCACTGAGCGTCTCGGCCCCCACGTCGCGCCTCACGCCGGACGAGGTGCCGCGCTTCCTGGGGGCGGCGCAGGCGGCCGCCTCACGGATCGCCGTGCGCCTGGGCCATCGGGACGCCTGA
- a CDS encoding molybdopterin oxidoreductase family protein: protein MSQATLHAPTVRTTCPYCAVQCTFDLHLERGLPVKVTPTKDCPVAHGTVCKKGLAALNDLRHPERLTTPLLRKGGELTPVGWDEALAYVRDALGNLPPERIGVFGSGSLTNEKTYLLGKFARVALRTPHIDYNGRYCMASASTALNRTVGYDRGLGFPADDLIRSDLLLLVGANVAETLPPLMQYLKGIKDRGGTIYAIDPRATTTSKVAGRHLAPRPGTDGILALGLLHLMKQWGRIRPTAPAHGMAQVLAHADDYHPARVAHDCGLTEEDIFTLGRAYAEARTPLILTGRGPEQHTQGTDTVQAWLNLAFLTGHFGKVGGGYAPLTGQGNGQGGREHGQKNDQLPGARSLRDPRHRAEIAALWDVPAEALPQPGHSAQELLNACGNPAEGGLDALIVIGSNPVVSAAGAGQVTQNLKALKHLIVIDFLPSETAQLATLVLPGSMWCEEDGTTTNLEGRVQRRRRAVTPPGAAREDWRILCDLAAALGRPHGFEYPDFRALQDEFFRATRGGKADYSGLSADRLDRATAQWPVKSATGPDTPYAYAPPFFTPDGLATLHVPQLRAPTLAPRALHLTTGRLGNQYQSGTQTRRNPALKAEQTVQIHPDTAREHGLGAGDLVTLRTAHGQATAPVALTPGLRRDTVFISFHWPESANLLTDPHALDPHSRMPGFKATPVTLHPAHLSLPLPTRPTLSPVS from the coding sequence ATGAGTCAGGCGACCCTGCACGCCCCCACCGTCCGGACCACCTGTCCCTACTGCGCCGTGCAGTGCACCTTCGACCTGCACCTGGAACGCGGCCTGCCCGTCAAGGTCACGCCCACCAAGGACTGTCCGGTCGCGCACGGCACCGTCTGCAAGAAGGGACTCGCCGCGCTGAACGACCTGCGCCACCCCGAGCGCCTCACCACGCCGCTGCTGCGCAAAGGCGGCGAACTCACCCCGGTCGGCTGGGACGAGGCCCTCGCGTACGTCCGGGACGCCCTGGGCAACCTGCCCCCCGAACGGATCGGCGTGTTCGGCAGCGGCAGCCTCACCAACGAGAAGACGTACCTGCTCGGCAAGTTCGCCCGCGTCGCCCTGCGCACCCCCCACATCGACTACAACGGCCGCTACTGCATGGCGAGTGCCAGCACCGCCCTGAACCGCACCGTCGGCTACGACCGCGGGCTGGGCTTCCCGGCGGACGACCTGATCCGCAGCGACCTGCTCCTGCTGGTCGGGGCCAACGTCGCCGAGACCCTCCCGCCCCTGATGCAGTACCTCAAGGGCATCAAGGACCGCGGCGGGACCATCTACGCCATCGACCCGCGCGCCACCACGACCAGCAAGGTCGCCGGGCGGCACCTCGCGCCGCGCCCCGGCACGGACGGCATCCTCGCCCTGGGCCTGCTGCACCTCATGAAACAGTGGGGCCGCATCCGCCCCACCGCGCCCGCGCACGGCATGGCGCAGGTGCTCGCGCACGCCGACGACTACCACCCCGCCCGCGTCGCGCACGACTGCGGCCTGACCGAGGAAGACATCTTCACGCTGGGCCGCGCCTACGCCGAGGCCCGCACCCCACTGATCCTCACCGGACGCGGCCCCGAACAGCACACCCAGGGCACCGACACCGTCCAGGCCTGGCTGAACCTCGCCTTCCTGACCGGGCACTTCGGGAAGGTCGGCGGCGGTTACGCTCCCCTGACCGGGCAGGGCAATGGCCAGGGCGGCCGCGAACACGGGCAGAAGAACGACCAGCTGCCCGGCGCGCGCAGCCTGCGCGACCCCCGCCACCGCGCCGAGATCGCCGCCCTGTGGGACGTGCCCGCTGAGGCGCTGCCGCAGCCCGGCCACAGCGCCCAGGAACTCCTGAACGCCTGCGGCAACCCCGCCGAGGGCGGCCTGGACGCCCTGATCGTCATCGGCAGCAACCCGGTCGTCAGCGCCGCCGGCGCCGGACAGGTCACGCAGAACTTGAAGGCATTGAAGCACCTGATCGTGATCGACTTCCTGCCCAGCGAAACCGCGCAGCTCGCCACGCTGGTCCTGCCGGGCAGCATGTGGTGCGAGGAGGACGGCACCACCACCAATCTCGAGGGCCGCGTGCAGCGCCGGCGCCGCGCCGTCACGCCCCCCGGCGCCGCCCGCGAGGACTGGCGCATCCTGTGCGACCTTGCCGCCGCGCTGGGCCGCCCCCACGGCTTCGAGTACCCCGACTTCCGCGCGCTGCAGGACGAATTCTTCCGCGCCACGCGCGGCGGCAAGGCCGACTACAGCGGCCTGAGCGCCGACCGCCTCGACCGCGCGACCGCCCAGTGGCCCGTCAAGAGCGCCACCGGTCCCGACACCCCGTACGCCTACGCCCCACCGTTCTTCACGCCCGACGGGCTGGCCACCCTGCACGTCCCGCAGCTGCGCGCCCCCACCCTGGCCCCGCGCGCGCTGCACCTCACCACCGGCCGCCTGGGCAACCAGTACCAGAGCGGCACCCAGACCCGCCGCAACCCCGCCCTGAAAGCCGAGCAGACCGTGCAGATCCACCCTGACACCGCCCGCGAGCACGGCCTGGGCGCCGGGGACCTAGTCACGCTGCGCACCGCGCACGGGCAGGCCACCGCGCCCGTCGCCCTCACGCCCGGCCTGAGGCGCGACACGGTGTTCATCTCGTTCCACTGGCCCGAGAGCGCCAACCTCCTGACCGACCCGCACGCCCTGGACCCGCACTCGCGGATGCCCGGCTTCAAGGCCACGCCCGTCACGCTGCACCCCGCGCACCTGAGCCTGCCGCTGCCCACCCGCCCGACCCTCAGCCCGGTGTCCTGA
- a CDS encoding PIG-L deacetylase family protein → MTRLRRALPRPMPRWTLPATLLVLLGLAAWINEPIPGVSGREARAVAALPVAPAFRAGQRVLLLSPHPDDETLCCAGMLNRARAAGAQVSVTWITAGDGFEFDAALTERTLHPRGRALRDLGERRVGEARAAAVVLGIPLDRQAVLGYPDGGLRFLNGVNFDRPYTSPRTGASAVYLREAQTPGAPFTGEALEADLERVLRRVNPDVILIPAHDDFHPDHHTLTLFAQRVAARLGLQDRLRYWVVHGGLEWPLPKGTHPGLPLVPPPLARHLPWQRVPLDAEDLAVKTRAVAAYRTQTEVLGRFMRAFERRNELLSPSDTAR, encoded by the coding sequence ATGACCCGCCTGCGCCGCGCGCTCCCCCGCCCCATGCCCCGCTGGACCCTGCCCGCGACGCTGCTGGTCCTGCTGGGGCTGGCCGCGTGGATCAACGAGCCGATCCCGGGTGTGTCGGGCCGTGAGGCGCGCGCCGTGGCGGCCCTGCCCGTCGCGCCCGCCTTCCGGGCGGGGCAGCGGGTGCTGCTGCTGTCCCCGCATCCGGACGACGAGACCCTGTGCTGCGCGGGCATGCTGAACCGGGCGCGCGCGGCGGGTGCGCAGGTGTCCGTGACCTGGATCACCGCTGGGGACGGATTCGAGTTCGACGCGGCCCTGACCGAACGGACCCTGCACCCACGTGGGCGGGCGCTGCGGGACCTGGGCGAGCGGCGCGTCGGCGAGGCCCGCGCGGCCGCCGTCGTGCTGGGCATCCCCCTGGACCGTCAGGCCGTGCTGGGGTACCCGGACGGGGGCCTGCGCTTCCTGAACGGCGTGAACTTTGACCGGCCGTACACGTCCCCCCGGACCGGGGCGTCGGCGGTGTACCTGCGGGAGGCGCAGACGCCCGGCGCGCCGTTCACGGGTGAGGCTCTGGAGGCGGACCTGGAGCGGGTGCTGCGCCGCGTGAACCCGGACGTGATCCTGATTCCCGCCCATGATGACTTCCATCCGGATCATCACACCCTGACGCTGTTCGCGCAGCGGGTCGCGGCGCGGCTGGGCCTGCAGGATCGCCTGCGCTACTGGGTGGTTCACGGCGGGCTGGAGTGGCCGCTGCCCAAGGGCACGCACCCGGGCCTGCCGCTGGTCCCGCCGCCGCTGGCGCGTCACCTGCCGTGGCAGCGGGTGCCGCTGGATGCGGAGGATCTGGCGGTCAAGACGCGTGCCGTGGCGGCCTACCGCACGCAGACGGAGGTGCTGGGCCGCTTCATGCGGGCCTTCGAGCGGCGCAACGAGCTGCTGAGTCCCTCGGACACCGCGCGCTGA
- the aceB gene encoding malate synthase A gives MTQTLPAGLTITAPITDAQREILTPEALAFVADLHRRFEGRRRDLMAARESRQAALDAGALPDFLPETQAVRDGDWRINPLPDDLQDRRVEITGPVDRKMIINALNSGARVFMADFEDASSPTWENCVDGQINLRDAVRRTIRLDTNGKTYQLNETTAVLLVRPRGWHLPEKHVQVDGETMYGALFDFGLYVWHNAQELLKRGSGPYFYLPKMESHLEARLWNDVFNHAEETLGLTRGTIKGTVLIETILAAFEMDEILYELREHSAGLNCGRWDYIFSYIKKLRTQPDRILPDRAKVSMAVPMMQAYSKLAIQTCHKRGAPAIGGMSAFIPVKGDEAKNAAAFEQVRLDKEREATNGHDGTWVAHPGMVALATEVFDRLMPEPNQIGSGKQADLTVTAADLLIPPEGTVTEAGVRMNVNVGIQYLAAWLRGSGAVPIHNLMEDAATAEISRAQLWQWRHHGVTLEDGRPLTPELWDELFDDEAAKLGEGYADAARLFRTTATGTPLMDFLTLPGYEALA, from the coding sequence ATGACCCAGACCCTGCCCGCCGGCCTGACCATCACCGCCCCCATCACGGACGCGCAGCGTGAGATCCTCACGCCCGAGGCGCTGGCCTTCGTCGCCGACCTGCACCGCCGCTTCGAGGGGCGCCGCCGCGACCTGATGGCCGCCCGCGAGTCCCGTCAGGCGGCGCTGGACGCCGGGGCGCTGCCGGACTTCCTGCCCGAGACCCAGGCCGTGCGGGACGGCGACTGGCGCATCAACCCCCTGCCGGACGACCTGCAGGACCGCCGGGTGGAGATCACCGGCCCCGTGGACCGCAAGATGATCATCAACGCGCTGAACAGCGGCGCGCGGGTGTTCATGGCCGACTTCGAGGACGCGAGCAGCCCCACCTGGGAGAACTGCGTGGACGGGCAGATCAACCTCCGCGACGCGGTGCGCCGCACCATCCGCCTGGACACGAACGGCAAGACCTACCAGCTGAACGAGACGACGGCCGTGCTGCTCGTGCGCCCCCGCGGCTGGCACCTCCCGGAAAAGCACGTGCAGGTGGACGGCGAGACCATGTACGGGGCGCTGTTCGACTTCGGGCTGTACGTGTGGCACAACGCGCAGGAACTCCTGAAGCGCGGCTCGGGGCCGTACTTCTACCTGCCGAAGATGGAATCGCACCTCGAGGCGCGGCTGTGGAACGACGTGTTCAACCACGCCGAGGAGACGCTGGGCCTGACGCGCGGCACGATCAAGGGCACGGTGCTGATCGAGACGATCCTCGCCGCGTTCGAGATGGACGAGATCCTGTATGAGCTGCGCGAGCACTCGGCGGGCCTGAACTGCGGCCGCTGGGACTACATCTTCAGCTACATCAAGAAACTCCGCACCCAGCCGGACCGGATCCTGCCCGACCGCGCGAAGGTCAGCATGGCCGTCCCGATGATGCAGGCGTACAGCAAACTCGCCATCCAGACCTGCCACAAACGCGGCGCGCCCGCCATCGGCGGCATGAGCGCCTTCATTCCCGTCAAGGGCGACGAGGCGAAGAACGCCGCCGCGTTCGAGCAGGTGCGCCTCGACAAGGAACGCGAGGCGACGAACGGGCACGACGGCACCTGGGTCGCGCACCCCGGCATGGTGGCCCTCGCCACCGAGGTCTTCGACCGGCTGATGCCCGAACCCAACCAGATCGGCAGCGGCAAGCAGGCCGACCTGACCGTCACCGCCGCCGACCTCCTCATCCCGCCCGAAGGGACCGTGACCGAGGCCGGCGTGCGGATGAACGTGAACGTCGGCATCCAGTACCTCGCGGCGTGGCTGCGCGGCTCGGGCGCCGTGCCCATCCACAACCTGATGGAGGACGCCGCGACCGCCGAGATCAGCCGCGCGCAGCTGTGGCAGTGGCGGCACCACGGCGTGACCCTGGAGGACGGCCGCCCCCTGACGCCGGAACTGTGGGACGAGCTGTTCGACGACGAGGCCGCCAAACTGGGCGAGGGGTACGCGGACGCCGCGCGGCTGTTCCGCACCACCGCGACCGGCACGCCCCTGATGGACTTCCTGACGCTGCCCGGCTACGAGGCCCTGGCCTGA
- a CDS encoding ArsR/SmtB family transcription factor has product MTTLTDAPLPACDTDCRHPDAVARAQAALPSSAAVEAASALLKAVADPTRLRLLAALAAEELCVHDLALVAGISESAASHQLRLLRAHRLVGYRKAGRTVYYHLADQHVTLLLQNALDHAQERER; this is encoded by the coding sequence GTGACCACCCTGACGGACGCGCCCCTGCCCGCCTGCGACACCGACTGCCGCCACCCGGACGCCGTCGCCCGAGCCCAGGCGGCGCTGCCGTCCTCCGCGGCGGTCGAGGCGGCCAGCGCCCTCCTGAAGGCCGTGGCGGACCCCACGCGACTGCGCCTGCTGGCCGCGCTGGCCGCCGAGGAACTCTGCGTGCACGACCTGGCGCTGGTCGCCGGGATCAGCGAGAGTGCCGCCAGCCACCAGCTGCGGCTGCTGCGCGCCCACCGGCTTGTCGGGTACCGCAAGGCGGGCCGCACGGTGTACTACCACCTGGCCGACCAGCACGTGACGCTGCTCCTGCAGAACGCACTCGACCACGCGCAGGAACGGGAGCGCTGA
- a CDS encoding metal-sensitive transcriptional regulator: MPDAPPALTDTDTRVLLRLRRIEGQVRGLQRMIEDGRDCHDILTQLSGVRSALDAAGEQILEQYASGCRARPGEPITPQDVVRAVKLLRR; encoded by the coding sequence ATGCCCGACGCCCCACCCGCCCTGACCGACACCGACACCCGCGTCCTGCTGCGCCTGCGCCGCATCGAGGGTCAGGTGCGCGGCCTGCAGCGCATGATCGAGGACGGCCGCGACTGCCACGACATCCTGACCCAGCTGTCCGGCGTGCGCAGCGCCCTCGACGCCGCCGGGGAGCAGATCCTCGAGCAGTACGCCTCCGGCTGCCGCGCCCGCCCAGGCGAGCCGATCACCCCGCAGGACGTCGTGCGCGCCGTGAAACTCCTGCGCCGCTGA
- a CDS encoding GNAT family N-acetyltransferase yields MTAQVRRNDDTQRYELVDGDRVLGFAEFRPVGNAIMLPHTEVDEGHEGEGLGSQLARAALDDVRAQGKLVLPMCPFIAAYIRRHPEYNDLIHPQQRAVFGL; encoded by the coding sequence ATGACCGCACAGGTGCGCCGCAACGACGACACGCAACGCTACGAACTGGTGGACGGGGACCGCGTGCTGGGCTTCGCGGAGTTCCGCCCGGTGGGGAACGCGATCATGCTGCCCCACACCGAGGTGGATGAGGGGCACGAGGGCGAGGGGCTGGGCAGTCAGCTGGCCCGCGCGGCGCTGGACGACGTGCGCGCGCAGGGCAAGCTGGTGCTGCCGATGTGTCCGTTCATCGCGGCCTACATCCGCCGCCACCCGGAGTACAACGACCTGATCCACCCGCAGCAGCGCGCGGTGTTCGGGCTGTAA